Proteins encoded together in one Lagopus muta isolate bLagMut1 chromosome 3, bLagMut1 primary, whole genome shotgun sequence window:
- the DSEL gene encoding dermatan-sulfate epimerase-like protein has product MALMLTGHTLFLALMMFAVFTFEESVSNYSDWVTFMENIDQYEKEKLGSLGAEQKLKKAVLHPSLYFDAEDVHVLRQKAHTSHSHIFRTIRSAVMVMLSNPLYYLPPPKHVDFAAKWNEVYGNNLPPLAFYCLLCPEDKAALDFTVEYMDRMAAYKNWLVESAPGDEVPLGHSLTGFATAYDFLYNSLENVRRQKYLEKIRSASKEMFEYSKVRSWGKQLLHNHQATNMLALLTGALVTGVDNGSQANIWKHTVVDVMEKTMFLLSHIVDGSLDEGVAYGSYTAKSITQYVFLAQRHFGINNLENNWLKMHFWFYYATLLPGFQRTVGVADSNYNWFYGPESQLVFLDKFVLKNGAGNWLAQQIRKHRPKDGPMVPSTAQRWSTLHTEFIWYSAEITPQPPPDYGTAKMHVFPNWGVVTYGAGLPSSQTNTFVSFKSGKLGGRAVYDIVHFQPYAWIDGWRSFNPGHEHPDQNSFTFAPNGQVFVSEALYGPKLSHLNNVLVFAPSPTSQCNQPWEGQLGECAQWLKWIGHEVGDSTGEIITASQSGDMMFVSGEAVSAYTSAMKLKSVYRILLLLNSQTLLVVDHIEKEADSPVNSVSAFFHNLDIDFKYIPYKFKNNYNGAMMDVWDAHYKMFWFDHHGSSPVARIQEAEQAAEFKKRWTQFVNVTFPMKSTLTRIVYLFYGPYVNVSNCRLIDNVKSGFQISLSVNSTENTVSVVTDHQNLKARFDYLGFGGFAKVVHENKVTKFGLGTESVEKLIKNNRAVLPFGFKVNIIAGLILGVSLVILAFQWRFYISFGKMLRWILILVIALWLIELVDVWSMCTQPICAKWSSDLTRLEHDEGNKAKQLEGTPIVFPDVIITSLPASGAEILKQLFFNSSDFLYMRIPTAYLEIPESEFEIDSFVDPCEWKASDVQNGHFHLLKGWLQSLVRDTKLHLQNIQLYEASRSKITQHSAISKDKKKRSKKRESLSEQRSRARASQDKDAEYIRELRRHLVYYPNARPVLSLSSGSWTLKLPFFQEILGPSMRALYVVRDPRAWIYSMLYKNKPSLYSLKKVPQSLAAMFKWENGKGKCSINEGYAFEYESLRKEFANSNSNAVSVLSHLWLANTAAALRINGDLLPTNYLMVKFEDIVSFPQKTAETIFAFLGIPLPPASLNQILFATSTSLFYLPYEGEISPSSIHAWKRNMPKKEIKMIEDTCFSLMEHLGYPKFVE; this is encoded by the coding sequence ATGGCTCTGATGCTTACAGGGCATACCTTATTTCTAGCATTAATGATGTTTGCTGTCTTCACTTTTGAAGAATCTGTAAGCAATTACTCTGATTGGGTGACTTTTATGGAAAATATAGATCAATATGAGAAAGAGAAACTTGGTAGTCTTGGTGCtgagcagaagctgaaaaaagcaGTTCTTCATCCAAGCTTGTATTTCGATGCTGAAGATGTCCATGTGTTGAGGCAGAAAGCTCACACAAGCCATTCACATATATTCAGAACCATCAGGAGTGCAGTGATGGTTATGTTATCCAACCCATTGTACTACCTACCTCCACCCAAACATGTTGATTTTGCTGCAAAGTGGAATGAGGTTTATGGTAACAATCTGCCACCTCTAGCATtttattgtttgctttgccCTGAAGATAAAGCTGCATTGGATTTTACTGTGGAGTATATGGACAGAATGGCTGCTTACAAGAACTGGTTGGTTGAGAGCGCGCCTGGTGATGAAGTCCCACTTGGCCACTCCCTAACAGGATTTGCCACTGCTTATGACTTCCTCTATAATTCACTGGAAAATGTGAGAAGACAAAAATACCTGGAGAAGATACGGTCTGCAAGCAAGGAAATGTTTGAGTACTCAAAGGTTCGTTCCTGGGGAAAGCAGCTTCTTCACAATCACCAAGCAACCAACATGCTCGCTTTGCTTACTGGAGCTTTAGTGACTGGTGTGGACAATGGATCTCAGGCAAATATTTGGAAACACACTGTTGTTGATGTGATGGAGAAAACAATGTTTCTGCTCAGTCATATTGTAGATGGGTCTCTGGACGAGGGAGTAGCTTATGGGAGTTACACTGCTAAGTCAATAACACAGTATGTTTTCCTGGCACAGCGACACTTTGGTATTAACAACTTGGAAAATAATTGGCTCAAAATGCACTTTTGGTTTTATTATGCCACCCTATTACCAGGCTTTCAAAGGACTGTGGGTGTAGCAGATTCTAATTACAATTGGTTTTATGGTCCTGAGAGCCAGCTGGTTTTCTTGGATAAATTTGTCCTGAAGAATGGAGCTGGCAACTGGCTGGCACAGCAAATTAGAAAACACAGACCCAAAGATGGACCAATGGTGCCATCCACTGCACAGCGGTGGAGCACTCTGCACACCGAGTTTATATGGTACTCTGCTGAAATCACTCCTCAACCACCTCCTGACTACGGCACTGCTAAAATGCACGTGTTTCCTAACTGGGGAGTTGTTACTTATGGGGCTGGATTGCCAAGCAGTCAGACAAACACGTTTGTGTCCTTCAAGTCTGGAAAACTTGGTGGACGAGCTGTTTATGATATCGTCCACTTTCAACCATATGCCTGGATTGATGGATGGAGAAGTTTTAATCCTGGACATGAGCATCCTGATCAGAACTCTTTCACTTTTGCTCCCAATGGGCAGGTGTTTGTATCTGAGGCTCTCTATGGACCTAAACTCAGCCACCTGAACAATGTCTTGGTGTTTGCCCCATCTCCTACGAGCCAGTGCAATCAGCCTTGGGAGGGACAGCTTGGTGAATGTGCCCAGTGGCTGAAGTGGATTGGTCATGAGGTTGGAGACTCAACCGGGGAAATTATAACAGCCTCCCAGTCTGGGGACATGATGTTTGTGAGTGGGGAGGCAGTGTCTGCTTATACATCAGCAATGAAATTGAAAAGTGTGTATcgcattttgctgcttttaaattcTCAGACCTTGTTAGTAGTAGACCACATCGAAAAGGAGGCAGACTCTCCTGTTAATTCAGTCAGTGCCTTTTTTCATAATCTTGACattgattttaaatatataccTTATAAATTTAAGAACAACTACAATGGAGCTATGATGGATGTGTGGGATGCCCACTACAAGATGTTTTGGTTTGATCATCATGGGAGTAGTCCTGTTGCTAGGATACAAGAGGCAGAACAAGCTGCTGAATTCAAAAAGCGATGGACTCAGTTTGTAAATGTTACCTTTCCGATGAAAAGCACTCTTACAAGGATTGTTTACCTTTTCTATGGCCCATATGTCAATGTTTCTAACTGCAGACTCATTGATAATGTAAAGTCTGGATTTCAGATATCACTTAGTGTCAACAGCACCGAAAATACTGTTTCTGTTGTGACTGATCATCAGAATTTAAAGGCCAGGTTTGATTACTTGGGATTTGGTGGTTTTGCCAAAGTTGTTCATGAAAACAAAGTGACTAAGTTTGGTCTAGGTACTGAATCTGTGgaaaaattgattaaaaataatagggCAGTTTTGCCATTTGGATTCAAAGTGAACATAATTGCAGGGTTAATTTTAGGTGTTAGTTTAGTCATACTGGCCTTTCAGTGGCGGTTTTACATATCCTTCGGTAAAATGTTGCGTTGGATCCTGATACTGGTTATTGCACTGTGGCTTATTGAACTGGTTGATGTATGGAGCATGTGTACTCAGCCAATCTGTGCAAAATGGAGCAGTGACTTGACAAGGCTAGAACACGATGAAGGCAATAAAGCCAAACAATTAGAAGGGACTCCCATTGTTTTTCcagatgttataattacttCACTTCCCGCTTCTGGTgcagaaattttaaaacagctgttCTTTAACAGCAGTGACTTCCTATATATGAGGATACCTACAGCCTATCTAGAAATTCCTGAGAGCGAATTTGAAATTGATTCTTTTGTAGATCCGTGTGAATGGAAGGCTTCTGATGTTCAGAATGGGCATTTCCATCTTCTCAAGGGATGGCTCCAGTCTCTAGTTCGAGACACaaaattacatttacaaaaCATTCAGTTATACGAAGCCAGCAGAAGTAAAATTACTCAGCATTCTGCCATAAgcaaggacaaaaagaaaagatccaAAAAGAGAGAATCTCTGTCAGAGCAAAGAAGTAGGGCAAGAGCGAGTCAAGATAAAGATGCTGAATATATTAGGGAATTGAGGAGACACCTTGTTTATTATCCTAATGCACGACCTGTGCTTAGTTTAAGTAGTGGGAGCTGGACGTTAAAGCTTCCCTTCTTTCAGGAAATCCTAGGACCATCAATGAGAGCATTATATGTAGTAAGAGACCCACGGGCATGGATATATTCAATGCTGTACAAAAATAAGCCAAGCCTTTACTCTTTGAAAAAGGTACCACAGAGCTTAGCTGCGATGTTTAAATGGGAAAATGGTAAAGGAAAATGTAGTATCAATGAAGGCTATGCCTTTGAATACGAATCATTAAGAAAAGAATTTGCAAACTCTAAttcaaatgctgtttctgtgttGTCCCATTTATGGctagcaaacacagcagcagcactgagaataAATGGAGACTTGCTGCCAACAAATTATCTGATGGTCAAGTTTGAAGATATTGTGAGCTTTCCTCAGAAGACAGCTGAAAcaatttttgcctttcttggtattcctcttcctcctgctagCTTAAACCAAATATTATTTGCCACTTCCACCAGTCTTTTCTATCTTCCCTATGAGGGGGAAATTTCACCAAGTAGCATTCATGCCTGGAAGAGAAACATGCccaagaaagaaattaaaatgattgaAGATACCTGTTTTTCTCTAATGGAACACTTAGGATACCCAAAGTTTGTAGAATAA